One genomic window of Paenibacillus xylanilyticus includes the following:
- a CDS encoding NUDIX hydrolase has product MVFPTHIVSAGGIVEDGHGNILLVKAHDDGWVYPGGITEVGENLIDGVIREIKEESGIDASVSHLISVVSNTAVHKWYDGVTDVPTKVMFDFVCKLEGGELAASEETSECRWVPKEQVLDYITLPAIRMRYEAYLNFQGSVNYVEYVTATTSECNTKLHRHV; this is encoded by the coding sequence ACATGGAAATATCCTGTTAGTAAAAGCTCATGACGATGGCTGGGTGTACCCAGGCGGGATTACTGAGGTAGGAGAAAACCTGATTGATGGCGTGATCCGTGAGATCAAGGAAGAAAGCGGGATAGACGCCAGTGTGAGTCATTTGATTAGTGTTGTCTCGAATACAGCAGTACATAAGTGGTATGACGGTGTGACGGATGTTCCGACAAAGGTCATGTTTGATTTTGTGTGCAAATTAGAAGGTGGAGAATTAGCTGCATCTGAGGAAACGAGCGAGTGCAGGTGGGTTCCAAAGGAACAGGTGCTGGATTATATTACACTACCTGCAATTCGCATGCGTTATGAAGCGTATCTGAATTTTCAAGGTTCAGTGAATTACGTGGAGTATGTCACTGCGACAACATCGGAGTGTAACACCAAGCTCCATCGACATGTTTAG